The Aspergillus fumigatus Af293 chromosome 5, whole genome shotgun sequence nucleotide sequence CTAACTGGGGCCATTTCTTTATGTCCTCTTGTGTGACTGACACATTTCCACGTGTGGCAGTGTACAAAGTGAAGAATTTCTTGTCGTGCTCGCTCGCACTCGAGTGGTCATATGGGATCAGAGCCATCCGACTACTTTCGTTATCAGAGCTCAACTGGATGGGCTTCTGCCTGAGGAAATAATTCATGCATTTTCTGACAAAGTGGCGCTGAGCGGTAGGCAGATTCGGAGGACCAAGCATTACAAACgaatgatcatcatcatcatcagaaaTAGACGGATAGAATAATTGTGAAGGCAGAATCCGATCTGGTCCCATGTACCAGTCCTTGTCTTGCGGAGCGTTCGAGGACTTCGAGGCAGGAGGATTCTTTTGTGAGTCGGGCAGAGAGCTCAAATCCAGCCTGCGTCGCTTCTTtccttcagcatcaaccACGATGTGCTCATAAGCTCGCACGCGTTCGCCGGGGTTGGATGGGTCTGTACGTTGTTCTGCAGGTGGGGCGATGCTTGGACGTCTCTCGCTGGTAGTGGTTGCACTTTCACTGCCTGTAGTAGTAACTGTCGTCGTAGTAGACTCGTTGCCCCTCAGCTCACCCGAAGTCGCGGCATCCCGGGgaaaggtccttttagttTGGGATACTGTAGATGCTGAGGGGGTCACCCAACGAGGGCATTGCATCAAATTTTGAGGAGTCACTGTTGGTAGCGCAGAGTTCCGATGGATCGGTGATGAGAATTCTTCGAAAGGGCTTGGAACAACAGCCGTTAGGTGACTTGGGGTAACTGAATACCGACGATTATCGAGCTGGGAAGCAAGCTCCACCCTAGAACTCTGGTATTTTTGAGAACGTCGCTGAAGGTAACGTATTGCCATAAGGATAGAGCTACGATGGCCGATAGCTTTGAGTCCAAGCTCATCCCGCAGAGTCTCCTTGTCGACATCATGCAACAGCACCTCCCCGGTAATCAAATGTTCTCGAAGAGCGGCTTCGAATTGGACAGGGTTTGGCCGAGGGGCCTGCGACGCAGACTGGGACCATGGTGTCTCAGGATTATGGCAGAGGAAGGCTACTACCTCGTCAACTGTCCAGTCGAGGGgatctccatcatcagctTCCATTCCGTCTGGTGGGGCTAATTTGTTAATGGAATCTCAACGCAGTGAGTTGAAGCCAACAGCATCTTACAGTAAGCCCATCAGCAGGTTCAAATCGTCACTAGAATTAAGTTTTCTCATGAGTGAAAGGGCACCATTGGGTCACAGAAGAGGCGAGATCTGAGAGAAGCGAAGGACGATCATGGAAGTCAGAATGAATTGGGCGAGATCCTGAGAGGGACAGGAGAGTCAGCGATCTCACAGACCTCGCATTCACTAAGAACCTAGCTGCTGAGCATATAAAAACGGGATGCAAGCTGACTGTACTAATTTTGGGTAACGGAAGAATTCTGATGAACTGATCGCGTTATGGAACGAGACCCGCCAAAAGTGATACTGCCGAAAATGGCGATCGGCGGTTGGTTATCGCGATAGAGCTCTTTTTTTTGCCAGTATGTAAGGCGGTGCAACAGGCGGTATGCGGCGTAGTCCCACCAAAGCTCCGATGATTAATCGCCGACGGCCCCTCATCGACAGTATTAATAATGGTCTTTTCTTGCAGGAGATGTTGATCTATTCGCACCTGAACAGCCCTCAATTGATTTCAAACTGCCTGTCTAGACTTATTTGAGTGCTGAAATTCCATATTGCAGGAGATATATTGCTCTTCAGAATGAGTGACTCGATCTATACTAATTATCCTCCGGAACTGAACCCCGCACAGAAGGACTTCCTGGTAAAGACTATCAAGGACTGGGCTACGCAAAATGGCTTGATGGTCCGACCTCATCTTTCGTTCGTTTCGAAAGAGTCTGACCCGTATGGTGTATTGGCCACGAATGCTCCAGTGACGTTATTTCCCAGTCTGTTCCCACGGGCATGCTTCGAAGAGGCCAAGGCGTTGCAGACCGTGTACAACCAGCTTTATGCCGCAATTACATGTAATGAGGAATGGCTTGGCAAAATAATGGAAGAGTAAGACTCTGATGCTTTTCTGTGGGATTTAATGCAATGCTTTTTCGGAGCACAGCATCTGTGGAGAGTTCTGAACTAAAAACCGTTTGACCTGTAGTCTGATTGACGTTGACGACTTCATCTCCGGTCTGTGGAAAGTTCACCTCTCAGTCAAGAAGGAGGGCTATGTTCAGAACTTGTCCCTTGGATTGTACCGTTCTGATTACATGGCTCACGCCCCGACAAATGCGAACACCCCGTCTTTGAAGCAAGTGGAGTtcaacactatctcgtcgTCCTTCGGCGGCCTATCTTCTCTGGTGCGAAAGCTCCATTCAGAGCTTCTTACCTCCCCGCCAGGCTATCCTATTTCTTATCCTTTCCACCCACTGTTTGAATCGAATGTACCTCCTGAAAATACCGCTGTGGAAACCTTGTCAGCCGGGCTGGCTGCCGCGCATTCCGCTTACGGTCCTTCGAAGTCGACTCCGGCTCTTCCCACGTGTATTCTGTTCGTAGTGCAGGAGAACGAACGAAACATATTTGACCAGCTAGCACTCTCCAGACAGCTCACTACCGTTCATAAGATACCCGTTTTCCGACTACACAGTACCGAGGTCTTGGATCATACATCGATTCCTGCCTCGAACCCCTCCCGGCCTCTTATCTACCGACCCCCTCATTCACCAGACACGCAGTTTGAAGTGACAACTGTATATCTCCGCTGCTTCTATGCTCCGACTGATTACACCTCTGAGCGTGACTGGGAGGCGCGGACACATTTGGAGCGTTCTGCAGCGATCAAATGCCCCACCGTTCTGAACCAGTTGGCAGGATCTAAGATTATACAACAAGTACTGGCAGAGACTGCAGGGCCCGATCACCTTGCGAGTTTCATGGCAGACACCGATCCGGCCACTATTGCTCGCTTACGAGAAACATTTGCGCCTCAATACGACCTTTCTTCAAGTGGACGCGGCCGAGAATTGGCTCTGAACCCCGAAACAGCTGTCAATCACGTCCTCAAACCGCAGCGGGAAGGAGGCGGCAACAACGTTTATAAGTCAGCCATTCCGGACTTTTTACGGTCAATTCCAGAAAGTGAATGGAAGCGATGGATCCTGATGGAACTGATCCGTCCACCTGCTGAGGCCAAGAATGTGGCTTTGAGGAGTGATGGCGAGGTTCTCAGCGGCAAAGTCATTGGGGAGTTAGGTATCTATGGCACCATTCTCTGGGATCAATCCAATGGAAATGTCCTGCAGAACGAGCAAGGCGGGTGGTTGATGAGGACCAAGGCGAAGGATGTTAACGAAGGGGGGGTGGCCACGGGATTCTCCAGTCTAGATAGCATTCTTCTTTACTAAAGTTCCCTGACAAATCCTTTGTTACTGATAGATACGTGTACTCGGCTACTGCGGTCCTTTTCATGAATCAGGTGGTCGGTTGCTATAGTTCAATTTCCAATATCACTGTGTCGAAGACGTGAACGACACACCAATGTTATTCAAACTTGGAATTACAATCTTCTCCCAACCAAATCAATAAACAAGAGACGCTCCAACGCACCCTCCTGGACGACTGGCCCATCTCTATTGCTCGACAATCTCAGACCGCCTTGAAACAACCTCCAAATCCCTCTCATGGCCCATATTCCCACGCTGCGTCCCCCGCCGCCACGCTTCGGGGAGCTCCTCATCCGGAAGCAGCCTCCAACTCCCGAGCCGGAGCCGCGAAGCCCTCTCCGACAACTGCCAGAAGAGACTCAACGCCTCGCCGATCCGCTGACTGGGCACATGGACGTCCCCACCATCCAGAAACGAATCCAGAGGGTAGTACGCCGGCGCGCCGCCAGCCAGAGTCCTGGAGCGCAGTCGCACCGCAGTCCGCTGGTCGCCAGAGCCCGGGTCCCTCCCGTACTCGATGTCCATAGTCGTGTTATACCTAATCTGGTCCAGCGACCAGCGCGCAACACGCTCAACCTCGACTTTCCCCACGGCGTGGCGGTGACTCGTCCAGCAGGACAGCGCGAGTGGATTCCTGCATTGGCGTTCTCGGTGCATGTTGATGGTGTTCTCGCGCGGGCGCTGGGCTGCAGGGACGACCATCCTCGCCTTGATGTCGCGGTAAGTGAGGCGTGGGTCGGTACGCATCCAGTATTCGAGGAGCCAGGCTGCGGGGCGGATGGAGATGTATCTTGGTAGGAAGGGAAAGGCGCGGATGGGGCGGCCGTCGTGGTCTTTGACGACTTGGTCGTTCTCGATGAGGTTACTGAGTGGAGGGAGATCCTCGAAGCGGGGGGCCTCCAGGCGGAAGAGGAGTGGTAGATTGTTCTCGGAGTAGACTGCATGGTGGCTGTTGATGCAGGTGTGGTATTTGTCAGGAGGGGCGTCATCTAGAGATGTTTCAGTATGACATTGCTTAATGAGAAACTTGTACACTGACGATGGCATGCCAAGTGCTGCATAGCTAAGACGTAAC carries:
- a CDS encoding glutathione synthase codes for the protein MSDSIYTNYPPELNPAQKDFLVKTIKDWATQNGLMVRPHLSFVSKESDPYGVLATNAPVTLFPSLFPRACFEEAKALQTVYNQLYAAITCNEEWLGKIMEDLIDVDDFISGLWKVHLSVKKEGYVQNLSLGLYRSDYMAHAPTNANTPSLKQVEFNTISSSFGGLSSLVRKLHSELLTSPPGYPISYPFHPLFESNVPPENTAVETLSAGLAAAHSAYGPSKSTPALPTCILFVVQENERNIFDQLALSRQLTTVHKIPVFRLHSTEVLDHTSIPASNPSRPLIYRPPHSPDTQFEVTTVYLRCFYAPTDYTSERDWEARTHLERSAAIKCPTVLNQLAGSKIIQQVLAETAGPDHLASFMADTDPATIARLRETFAPQYDLSSSGRGRELALNPETAVNHVLKPQREGGGNNVYKSAIPDFLRSIPESEWKRWILMELIRPPAEAKNVALRSDGEVLSGKVIGELGIYGTILWDQSNGNVLQNEQGGWLMRTKAKDVNEGGVATGFSSLDSILLY